The genomic stretch GGATTCGGCAGCCTGTGCAACCGTAATATTTCTTCCGATGAACTGAGTACTTTGCAAGAGAACCTGGTAAAAAGCCACGCTTGCAGTGTAGGCGCAGAAATGCCCCATGTCATTGTGAAGCTGATGTTTTTATTAAAAGCTCATGCTCTTTCTTTGGGACACAGTGGCGTACAAGTCATCACTGTACAGCGAATTATCGACTTTTTCAATAACGATGTAATGCCCATTGTCTATGACCGCGGTTCATTGGGAGCCTCAGGAGATCTTGCCCCGCTCGCCAATCTCTTCCTTCCGTTGATCGGCGTAGGCGATGTGTATTATAAAGGCAAACGCTGCGAAGCTATCAGCGTGCTTGATGAGTTTGGTTGGGAACCAGTCAAATTGAAAAGCAAAGAAGGACTGGCTCTGCTCAATGGTACCCAGTTTATGAGTGCCAACGGAGTGTATGCCATACTCAAAGCCTTCCGTCTTTCCAAGAAAGCCGACCTCATTGCCGCCATCTCCCTGGAAGCCTTTGACGGCCGCATCGATCCGTTCATGGATTGTATCCAACAAATGCGTCCGCATAAAGGCCAGATAGAAACCGGAGCCGCATTCCGAAGAATGCTGGAAGGCAGTGAAATCATCGTACAGCCCAAACAACACGTACAAGACCCCTATTCATTCCGTTGCATCCCACAAGTTCATGGTGCAACCAAAGATGCCATCAACCACGTAGCTTCAGTACTGTTGACCGAGATAAATTCAGTTACCGATAATCCCACTATCTTCCCCGATGAAGACCTTATCATTTCAGGTGGCAACTTCCACGGACAGCCCCTGGCATTGGTATATGATTATCTTGCCATTGCTATGGCCGAACTGGGAAACATATCCGAACGGCGTGTGGCACAACTCATTATGGGACTTCGCGGATTGCCCGAATTTCTAGTTGCCAATCCGGGACTTAACTCCGGTTTCATGATTCCCCAATATGCGGCTGCCAGCATGGTAAGCCAGAATAAAATGTACTGTTATGCCGCCAGTAGCGACTCTATAGTATCCAGCAACGGACAGGAAGACCATGTAAGTATGGGAGCCAACGCCGCCACCAAGCTCTACAAAGTGATGGATAATCTGGAACATATACTTGCCATCGAATTGATGAACGCCGCACAAGGTATAGATTTCCGCCGTCCGCTCCGTAGTTCACCGTTTATTGAGAAGTTTCTCGCCACCTACCGCAACGAGGTACCTTTTATAAAAGAAGATATTGTGATGTATAAGGAAATACATAAAACAGTAGCTTTTTTAAAACGGCATCAAGTAAATTATTAAACGGCATTTCGGAATCGGATTATAAAGATTTCACATCCCTTTTTACTATTAAAAACTATAAGATCCATATAATCCGAGTCCGAATTCATATCTTTGCAGTAACAAAAAATAGCGAAGATGAATTATGATAATAAAGAAGAAATGTTTCCTATAGTAGATGAACAAGGAAACATAACAGGAGCTGCAACCCGTGGAGAATGTCATAATGGAAGTAAATTGCTACATCCGGTAGTCCACTTGCATGTATTCAACAGTAAAGGCGAACTCTATTTGCAAAGGCGTCCTGACTGGAAAGATATTCAGCCAGGCAAATGGGACACAGCCGTAGGCGGACACATAGATTTGGGTGAAAGTGTGGAAACAGCCTTGAAACGTGAAGTAAAAGAAGAACTGGGCATCACCGACTTTACTCCCGAATTACTGACTAGCTATGTATTCGAATCCACCCGGGAAAAAGAATTGGTATTCTCGCATAAAACCACTTATGACGGTCTCATTATTCCCAGCGAGGAACTGGATGGCGGCCGTTTTTGGTCACTAGAAGAGATCAGGAGCAATATTGGAAAAGAAATATTTACACCTAATTTTGAAAATGAATTTAAGAAGCTAGGCTTCTGAAATAGTTTTTTAATCAAAAATGGCAAATTCTTGATGCAGGTCAAGAATTTGCCATTTTCGCATACATTTTATCTTTATCAGAGTACAATCTAGAACAAAACAGTATAATTTTGTGTTGTAAAACATAAAAAGAAAGGATAACGAGATTATGAAAAAGGTAAAAAGTATTTTTAAGAAAGCCCTTGCTCTAATGGGTGAAAACGAAGTAAGAGCTTGGGGTATAGGGATTAAGTAAGAAAATAACCCTATTTTTTTAATCAAAGAAAGGATAACATTATGAAGAAATTGAAAGAGATCATCAAAGCAGGTCTCAAAGATATGGGAAATGACGCCCTCCGTGCTTGGGGGTACGATACAAAGTAAAAGGTACAAAAGATTAGTTTTTAATGTTTTAAAAAAGGATAGCAGGATGAAAAGAGTAAAAAAAATTTTCAAAGAATATATGAGGGCTATTGAAATTAATGCCGCATTAATGTATGGTTATAGACCTAAATAAGAACCGTACTTTTTGATTGAGGGAATTGAATTACAATTATAACAAAAAAGCAGTCTTGAAAAGTCAAGACTGCTTTTTTGTTATAAATACAGTATAAGTGAAATCAATTTATCCGACAAGCAATACACTAACATTAAAAATATATTGTATTTCTTCAAAAAGAATATACCTCTTTGAAATCAAGAGAGTTAGAAAATTCACCTCATTTTAGGATAATGAGTTGGCAACCATCCTAATTACCGTGATCTGCATCACTTTGCTGGTTTGGGTAACTCTTACAGATGCAAATATAGTAAAATATAGCAGGCAAAAAGAAAGATGAACTCATTTTCTTTTTACCTGCTGCATGATTCGCGGTAGAATAGTATCCTATATCAATTCAATTTTTATTTTACAGTTCTGTCCACCCTGCAAAATAGAATGGCAAAGTGTTACTCTAAATTTCTGTTCTTTCCAAAGGTTTTGCAAAGAATAAAGAACACTCTGACGTGAACATTCACAAAGCAAAGGTGTGGTGACATATCCTTTTTTACACAAGCCACAAGTACATTCCAAGAAAATAAGATGATAGACACGACCTTTCTCTACAATCTCGCTTTTTACTCCCGGCAATTCATCTGCCATCTGAAAGAAAACATCCATATCTCCATTGGCATCCTTGTAGAGTTTCCTGTAAATGGAAAGCACACCACCATCCACGCAATTCTTGCTACATTCTGAAAAGAAGGCTGCTCGTTGTTCCGATGAGAGTCGAGCGATACCTTTCTCAAAACCTTTGAACCAATCTGACAAATCCATACTATCAAGGTAATTGACTGAACAGCTTTACCAATCCTTCTTTGTTGAAGCAGTAAAACATTTCTATTTGTTCAGGGGTATCATTCTCCAGCAATAACAACAACTCTTTAGCAAATTCCAAGTAACCTGTGCCATTTGCCGTAACAATGCGTTTGTCCGATACAGCTTGCTCATTCATATAACCTGCCTTATTGGTATAATTGCCTCCTCCCCATAATTGTAGCTGTTCCAAACCATTTCCCGTATGTTTTATCTCATTTAAGAAACCATGTTTGGCAAGGAAAGAAGCAGCGTTGCAGATAGCTCCTACGATAATCCCCTTCTTTATGGCACGGCGAACGATTGGCACGACTTTATCTGCTTCCAGTTCGTCGAACCAGCCGAAACCACCAATTAGCACCAAAGCGGCATAATCATTAGGCATCGTTTCAAAAGAATAGTCGGGTAAAGTATGGAAACCACTGCATGAGCGTACAACATCCAATGTAGGAGCTACGACTTTGTTCATGTATTTGGGATTTTCTTTTATACTACGTTCATCACACGCAATAGCCGAAGCTAGGAACACGGCTTCATGGTCAGCATAGTTATTTAACAATAGATATAACACCTCGTTCTTCATATTTATTTTCTTCTGATGGTTTGACATTTACGTTTTGTCATCTCTTCGGCAAAGGCTTGTTCACCTTGTTCCTTAATATAGCTAATGCAAGCAGAACGGTCAGAATTAAACAAAAATGCAAATACTTTGCTTATCCAATTGGAAAACAACTTGCATTCCCTGACATCATGGGAGCATTCAGCACAAGTATTAAACTTGTTTTCTTGGCAACATGAGCGGATTTTACACCAAGTTGCTTTTTTATTTGGTTTACATCCGGAACATTTCTCCGCCAAGAACTTACGGCAGGCTCCACAATAAAGACCGCAAGCGGCTATGTTTTTATTATCAGGTGCAATAGTTTTCATAAATATCAGATGTTGGAGTGAGAAAATTCGCCATTTATCCAAAAGGTGGCTTCCGTACCCATGAAATGTAGAAGCACATAATTGGGATCACTTGGTCCATCGGGAAAATGATGAACGAACCAGTCCTGCCATATGTCCTTGCGGATAGTATCGTCCGTAATAATTTCTACCGTACCACGCAGGGCAACGCCATCCCCGTAATGGTCATAGCAAAGACCCGCCTTGTTGTTCGCCTTAAAATCATTCACTTTCATGGAGCCGACACTTGTCGCCATCCAGACTTCGTTAAAACTTTTGGCATGTATCTTGGACATCTGCACAGGTCGCGGATAACCGTCGGCATCAATGGATGCGATGGTCACATTTTCGCATTGGGCAAGCAAGTGGGTTGCCTTTTCCGTTAGTGTCCGTTCATCTTTTTCTTTCCACCGTTTCAGGTAGGGAAAGTGTTGAAGCATTTGTTCCTTTGCTTGTACGGGACTCAACTTACATTCGGTCTGCACAGCCCATTGGTCTAAGAATTGCAGGCAGAACTCAATCATTTGGCTCATTGTGAAATCTTGGGTAAACTCACCTTTTTTGTAACAATACACGCAATAATCCTCACTACTGCTCCCATTGGCATTTGTCCCTCTGTTTTCATCAGTTAGGGGCATACCACAACTTTGACAAAACTGTTGTTCCATATATGTATTCTATTCGATGCCTATCAGTCCCTTTATAGGCGGTTATAAAATGCGAGAGCGTGGAACTGCAATGCTACCACGTCTAAGTTGGAGGTCGTAGGAAACCTTTGGCACAGATATGATAATAGCAGCCCACGCTATGGCGTGAGAACCACTATGCTATCCCTTGTACCAAGTCCGAAATTTCCTACGTTTCCAACCTACAAGATAAACATAACGCTTCTTTTTTTCCCGTATGTTTTGAAAAGAGTTGCCTCTATCCGACTACAAAAGTCGGAAATTTTTCTGATAATCTTTTATCTTCTAATGCTTTTATTTACTTTTGGAATAGAATTTAGGGTGCATTCTATATTTTCAGTTCTTTATCCTGTTTAGTAGATGCAGTCCCCAAACCGTTCCTCCATTCATTCGCATTCTGCCTGAACCATTGCACAAGTGGAACATCGTTCACACATATTTGAAAATACCTTTTCCGAGAATCTCAATATGTTCCGGCAGAAGTCAATCAACGGCAGTAGCTTTTCCACATAAGGAAAGTTCCATAAATTTTATTATGTTTTTCAAGATAATCAAGGAAAGCAAAGTAAGTTGATATTAGTTTCACACGGAAAACAACGTCTGTATCCCCAAGAATTAGTACCTTTGGGGGGGGGAGATAACTCTTCGCACTTGCAATATACTTTTTACGCATTGCGTATTTTAAATAATTCAGTGCGTATATTTATCGGCAAGCGGGATAGTAAAAACATAAAATCGAAATGGCAACAGACGGAGTAAAAATAATTGATGGAGATTTAGCACACGACACCTATGAATATATAATGGAATTGTATGATAATGGAGCAAGTGCTGAAATAATTAAGAAAGAAATTCCATTCATAAAAGAAGATTATGGAGATGAAACGGATTTTTATCACGAAATTTTTGTTACAGCTTACGCCTTGGCATTTTGGGAAATCGGAGAACTGACTGATGAAATCTTAAATGAAGTGAAACGAGTTATTGAACTCAAAGCAGGTGTAAATCTTTGGACAAAAGATGTAGACGAAAAGGAAGGCAAAAAAAGACAAAAAGTCCTTGACCGATTTTTAGAAAAAATATCTGCACCAAACAAAAAAGTTAGAAATAGAAAAAAATACAGAGTTGTAAAAAATCTATATTTTGAATCAAATGATGTTCTGTCCTTTAAACTTTCAGACAACAATTATTGTGCTATAATTTGTGCACAAATCACGCAAGAAAAATCACAAATAACCTATGATTTTGTACTTACAACCTACAAGGGAAAACAAAAACCAACAATTGAAACGTTAAAAGATGAATTTATAGTCGGACACCTAATGGGTGGACCGAGTAGAAAAGAAATCTTAAAGCAACAACCCAAAATCAACATACTTTGGGATTATCATACACACAATGCCATACTACTGACAGAAGCACAAAGGCAAAGAACTTATAGCAATGATTCCATTGAAATTTTTGAAGGAAAAAAAGAGTTCTTTTTTGGATTTCCATTTAAATTAGTTACTCATAAGGATATGACACTTATGAAAGACAAGTTTGAAGTTATTGGCAAATTAAAAATAAAAGAAAACTTTAACAGGTCGGGAGGTTATGACTATTTATCGAATCTTGAGAGATTTGAAGATATTTTAAATGATATAGATAGACACATGGAAATATTTAGAAACGTAAAATTTCCGATAAAACTTTTATGTGAAATAAATTAACGAATTATCTCTTGATAAGCAAACCTACGCAGAATGCCGCAAACGAAATGGAGTGTGTTAAATCTGCATTGCTTTCGGGTAACGGCTAGGAAACCGTTTTCCTGCTGCAATCCGCTTTAAGACCGTTTTATACCATCTTCCCAATTTCTCCGATTTGCCACTAACTTCTTAATAATCAATTTTAGTTGCTGCAATCTGCCGATTTTATGAGGTTTTTCCAACGATATTTCCTATTTTTGCAACCATCTACTATTAACCTATAAATTTCAATTAATAGAGCCATGATTAAAAACCTATCTACCTTCTTCGTCGGTATAGCGTTATTATGCCTCGCCGGCTGTACCCCAATTCCCAAAGAAACAACTGCAACAAAAGAGTATGCACCTCTTGAAGTTCCAGTTCCCGAACGTCCTGCGGGACAACAGGATGTAATCGAACTAATAACTCCTAAACTTGACACTGTGCGTGTAGGTTTCATCGGTTTGGGTATGCGTGGTCCCAGTGCGGTAGAACGTTGGACGCACATACCGGGAACTAAAATTGTCGCTCTTTGCGACTTATTGCCTGAAAATGCGGAAAAAGCACAAAAAATTGTAACTAACGCCGGTATGGAAGCCCCTGCCCTCTACTCTGGCAGCGAAGATGCATGGAAACAACTGTGCGAGCGAAACGATATCGACTTAGTATACATTGCAACAGACTGGAAACACCATGCTGAAATGGGTATCTATGCCATGGAACATGGAAAACATGCAGCCATCGAGGTACCTGCCGCCATGTCACTGGATGAAATTTGGGCACTTATCAATACTTCCGAAAAGACCCGTAAACACTGTATGCAACTTGAAAACTGTGTTTATGACTTCTTCGAACTGACGACATTAAATATGGCACAAAAAGGTCTTTTCGGCGAAGTGCTCCATGTAGAAGGTTCATACATCCATAATCTGGAAGAATTCTGGCCTTATTACTGGAACAACTGGCGTTTGGACTACAACCGGGAGTTCCGTGGAGACGTTTATGCCACACACGGCCTAGGTCCTGCCTGCCAATTGCTCAACATTCACCGCGGTGACCGCATGAAGACACTGGTAGCCATGGACACCAAAGCTGTAACCGGTCCCGAGCTGGTAAAACAATATCAGAAAGAAGAAGCACCCGATTTCCAAAACGGCGACCATACCATGACTTTTATCCGCACAGAAAACGGCAAAACCATCCACATACAACATGATGTAATGAATCCGCGTCCCTATAGCCGTATGTATCAGCTGACCGGTACCAAAGGTTTTGCCAACAAATATCCCATCGAGCAATATTGTTTCCGCCCGGATCAAATTGACAGCACCAGCATACCCGATCACGAAAATCTGAGTATGCACTCGGCTGTTCCCGAAAAAGTAAAAGAAACTTTGATGAGCCAATACAAACATCCTATCCACCAAGAATTAGAAGAAACAGCAAAGAAAATAGGTGGACATGGAGGGATGGACTTCATTATGGATTATCGCTTGGTATATTGCTTGCGCAACGGACTTCCTCTGGACATGGACGTTTATGATTTAGCAGAATGGTGCTGTATGGCCGACTTGACCCGTCTTTCTATAGAAAACGGAAATGCACCTGTTGCCGTACCCGACTTTACCCGTGGCAATTGGAACAAAGTGGATGGATATCATCATGCTTTCGCTCAATAAAAAGACATGAAATAAATACAGACTTCCATAAAAAGAGAGGTACATACTGCATCGGGCAGAAATACCTCTCTTTCTTATAATGCACAAAGTCACATGAACATGATTGTATAAAAAAGCTCACATTTTATACTTTTGTCAGTTCACCCGTCACCGAATCAATAATAAATCCCCTCACCATAATATCTTCAGGTATTAATGGATGCTCCATAATAGCCCGTACAGTCCCTTTCACCGATTTCTCCGTATCCTCAAAACCATCCAACCATGCTCCAAAATCTACACCACAGAAACGAATCATATCAATGGTTTCCTGCTTGATGCCACGTGCTTTCATGTGTTCTATCATCTCATTACTATTCATGTGACAGGCCCCACAATCAGAATGAGCAACAACCATAACTTCCTTTACACCTAACTCATAAATAGCCACCATCAGACTACGGATTACACTACCAAACGGATGCGAGATAACCCCACCTGCATTCTTGATAATTTTTACATCACCATTCTTGATGCCCAAAGCAGCAGGTAACAATTCCGTCAATCGGGTATCCATACAAGAAAGAATAGCTATTTTTTTATCAGGATATTTGTTGGTAATATATTTCTCATACCCCTTGCTCTCAACAAATTTCTTGTTAAACTCTAAAATATCATCTATCATTGCCATAAGTTTTTTAGGATTCACTACAAACTTACGCAAAAATAAAATGCAATGACACTTTTAAGATAAATATTTATCGGATACCAACTTTTCTACCATCCATCAAGGCAAGGATGAACCATACAAGAAAAAGCTAAGAGAGCAATGCGTTTCCATACGAAAAAACCAACCCCGTAAATGCTAAAATTGTCATTGGTCTTTTTTCCTTCTCCCCAATTCGGCACGGATACGGCTTAACGACTGTGGGGTAATCCATAAATAAGAAGCGATATGCTTCAGAGGTACATACTGCAACAGTTCCGGATTCTCTTCCAACAAAGTAAGATAACGTTCTTTGGCCCGGGGGCTTCCTCCCGTTATCATCCAACTTTCAAGCCCTAAAAGCTGCTGTTCGAACAATCGTCTTCCAAAATTAGCCAGTTCAACAGATTCGGCATATAATACTTCGAGTTTTGCCTTCGAAATACCATAAAGTTCACTGTCACACATCGCTTCGATAGAAACCAACGAAGCTGTATTTTCCACATATCCCCATGACGAGAAGATGGCCTCCCCTTCAGAAGCAAACCAGACGGAAACATCTACCCCGTCATTAAGGTAATGCCCCCGCCAGATTCCTTTACTTACAATATAGAAGTTTGAGTTCCGCCCGCCTTCCTGTACAAGAAAATCTCCTTTACGAAAAGTGAACTTCTCCATATTATCCAACAACTGCAAGCTCAAAGCTATTGGCAAACTATATTTCTCACAAAACTTCTGTATGAATGCATCCATATATCCACCCGATTAATTACCACAAAGGTAAAAAATCATCTGCGAACCCACTGATGTTTACGATAATAAATTGCCATTATCACTAAAAAAGTAAGTATTTCCGCCAAAGGAACCGCCAGCCATATCCCTGGCACCTTCAATAGCAACGGCAAGCCAAATAAACAAAGTACCATAAAAACAAACCCACGCAAAACTGTAATCATCATAGCCGGACGTGCCCGCTCTACACTTTGGAAATAGCCAATGGAAACAATGTTTACAGCAAAAAAAATAAAGCCAGACGCAAACAAAGGCAGTCCCGCCACAGCAATATCGTATGCTGGATAGGAACGATCAATGAACATAGCCACAATCTGATGATTGAACAAAGCTGTTAACGCAAAAAACACAAGTCCACAGGTCACGGCCGTTCCCAGTGCCAGACGGAAAGCGGAGCGTACCCGCATGGCATCGCCCGCTCCAAAGTTATAGCTTAAAATGGGTTGAGCCGATTGTCCTATGGCATTATATACCATAAATATAATGGGAAAGAAATAACAGGCAATACTGAAAGCAGCCACTCCATCTTCGCCTAAATAATGAATGAACACATAATTACCTGCAAACATCATACAGGCTATGGCCGCCTCGCACAAAAAGGTGGAAGCTCCTAAATGACACATATATCTCACATTGCGCCAAGTGAGCCGCATACTCTTCTTGCTAAGTTTCACCCGGCAAAAATGAATCACATTTTTTCTGCGACTTAAATAAACTACAATCATTCCGGCTCCCAAAATATAGCCCAGACTGGTAGCCAGCGCCGCCCCCATCATTCCCCATTTGAAAATAAAAATAAATACATAATCCAATAGAATGTTCACCACTGCCGGAATAGCATTACACAACATGGCATAATTAGGAGAACCATCCAGACGGACAAAGAACATCCCTGAACTTAGTAAAGCACTAAATACCAGAAAAGGCAAAAACCAATACATATATTCCACCGCCAAAGGCAACAGTCGTTCCGAACTTCCCAACCACACAGCTACTTGTGGAGCAAACAAACATACCACTCCCCACAACACAGCCAAAAACAAAGAAGAAACCACAACAGCCTGCGTCACATTGATACGGGCAGCTTTCAACTTTCCCTGAGATAAATGAATAGATGCCACCACCGATGCACCAACACCAAACATCAATCCGATACCTGTACTTATCAAAAACAAAGGAGCAGTAATATTCACTGCCGCCAATGCGTCACTACCTATCCCTTGACCTACAAAAATACCATCTGTTATCACAAACACAGCCGAAAATACCATCCCCAGCACAGTAGGTATCAGCAATTTCCGAAACAATTTCGGAATTTCCATACTACCAAAATCAATACTATCCTTCATAAACTTCACTTTTTTGTTTAGCGGATGCAAAGATAGAGCGTTATTTCGGAGTAAAAATTACCAAATGGTAATTTCCAACAATTTTTCCTATGAAAAAATTTGTTCTTTTAAAAGATATTCTTACCTTTGCACCCGCTAAACAAAAAGCAACGCCTCTTTAGCTCAGTTGGCCAGAGCACGTGATTTGTAATCTCGGGGTCGTTGGTTCGAATCCGACAAGAGGCTCACTAAAAAAAGAAACTGTTTCTGAACATTCAGAAACAGTTTCTTTTTTTATAAGACAATTCAATTTGAAATAAAACCACATAATCTTTCAAGAGTGACAGTCTCCTCATTATTTCTCGGATGAACCGAAATTTAGGGAGTAAATAAAACTTGAGGAGATAATCCACTATGGTCTATAAAAAAACTCCCTGTCAACATTTCGCCAACAGGGAGTCCGTTAATCATTTATGGGGCAAAGATTACATCATGCCGCCCATGCCACCCATTCCAGGAGCACCCATCGGCATTTCTGGTTTATCTTCTTTCTTTTCCACAATTACACATTCTGTAGTCAGGAACATACCTGCAATAGAAGCTGCATTTTCCAAAGCTACACGAGTTACCTTAGCAGGATCCACCACACCGGCAGCATGCAGGTTTTCGTAAACATCAGTACGAGCGTTATAACCGAAGTCACCTTTACCTTCACGTACTTTCTGAACGACAACAGCACCTTCCTTACCTGCATTAGCCACAATCTGACGAAGCGGTTCCTCGATAGCACGCTTGATGATCTCAATACCGGTTGTTTCATCTTCATTATCGCCTTTCAGACCTTCCAACGCTTCAGAAGCACGGATGTAAGCTACACCACCGCCCGGAACGATACCTTCTTCAATAGCTGCACGAGTAGCGCACAACGCATCATCCACACGGTCTTTCTTTTCTTTCATTTCGACTTCCGAAGCCGCACCTACATAAAGAACAGCTACACCACCTGACAACTTAGCCAAACGTTCCTGCAACTTTTCCTTATCATAATCTGAAGTAGTATTCTTTATTTCAGCTTTAATCTGATTGATACGTTCCTGAATGTTTTCTTTTGCACCGGCACCGTTTACAATAGTAGTATTATCTTTAGAAACAGTTACCTTATCGCAAGTACCCAACATTTCAAGAGTAGCTTGTTCCAACTTCAAACCTTTTTCCTCGCTGATAACGATACCACCGGTCAATACTGCGATATCTTCCAACATAGCTTTACGACGGTCACCGAAGCCCGGAGCCTTCACAGCACAAATCTTCAACTGAGAACGCAGACGGTTTACAACCAATGTAGTCAAAGCTTCGCTGTCTACATCTTCTGCAATCACCAGCAAAGGACGTCCGCTCTGTACAGCCGGTTCCAAAATAGGCAAGAAATCCTTCAAGTTAGAAATCTTCTTATCATAAATCAAGATGTACGGATGTTCCATCACACATTCCATCTTTTCTGTGTCGGTTACAAAGTAAGCAGACAGATAACCACGATCAAACTGCATACCTTCTACCACACCGATAGTAGTATCCGTTCCTTTAGCCTCTTCGATAGTAATCACACCATCTTTAGAAACTTTACGCATAGCGTCTGCAATCAACTTACCGATAGTAGGATCGTTATTGGCAGATACCGCAGCTACTTGTTCAATCTTGTCATAATTGTCACCTACCATCTCGGCCTGAGACTTGATAGATTCAACCACTTTGGCAACAGCTTTATCAATACCACGTTTCAAATCCATCGGATTTGCTCCGGCAGTAACATTCTTCAAACCTACCCCTACGATTGATTGAGCCAGCACAGTAGCAGTAGTAGTACCGTCACCTGCATCGTCACCTGTCTTTGAAGCAACAGATTTCACCAATTGCGCACCTGTGTTCTGAAACGCATCAGCCAATTCCACTTCCTTTGCCACAGTTACACCATCCTTAGTAATGTGAGGAGCACCGAATTTCTTTTCAATAATCACATTACGTCCTTTCGGACCAAGAGTTACTTTCACTGCGTTAGCCAATTCGTCTACACCCTTCTTCAATTCGTCACGGGCATCAATGTTGAATTTAATATCTTTAGCCATAATTCTATTTACAATTTAATGATTTACAATGTACTATTTAATTATCCCAAAACAGCGAGAACATCGCTCTGACGCATGATAAGGTATTTCTTACCGTCATGTTCCAATTCTGTACCCGAGTATTTGCCATACAATACCTGATCACCTACATGCAACACCATCTCCTCGTCTTTCGTTCCGTTACCTATTGCGACAACTTCACCTTGCAATGGTTTTTCCTTTGCTGTATCAGGAATAATGATACCACCGATTGTTTTTTCTTCCGCAGGAGCTGGAAGAATCAATACTCTGTCTGCTAATGGTTTAATGTTCATAGTTCTTAATTTTTATATGTTATACTTTTAATTATATCAATTATCCGTCATCTTTAAGCAGTGACGCAAAATATCTTGCGAAAAACGTGCCAAACATGAAAAAGGAGAAATTGACAGTTTTATTCTGCCAAATTGGCACAGCTATAACATATCTTTCACTAAAATGGTTTCCTCTTCCCCTGCCATTATCAGTTGCTTTTACGAAATTTATTATTTTTACCTATAAAGATTCATATATAAACCAGTCGGCT from Phocaeicola dorei encodes the following:
- a CDS encoding DUF3795 domain-containing protein — translated: MKTIAPDNKNIAACGLYCGACRKFLAEKCSGCKPNKKATWCKIRSCCQENKFNTCAECSHDVRECKLFSNWISKVFAFLFNSDRSACISYIKEQGEQAFAEEMTKRKCQTIRRK
- a CDS encoding zinc ribbon domain-containing protein, whose amino-acid sequence is MEQQFCQSCGMPLTDENRGTNANGSSSEDYCVYCYKKGEFTQDFTMSQMIEFCLQFLDQWAVQTECKLSPVQAKEQMLQHFPYLKRWKEKDERTLTEKATHLLAQCENVTIASIDADGYPRPVQMSKIHAKSFNEVWMATSVGSMKVNDFKANNKAGLCYDHYGDGVALRGTVEIITDDTIRKDIWQDWFVHHFPDGPSDPNYVLLHFMGTEATFWINGEFSHSNI
- a CDS encoding beta-class carbonic anhydrase, yielding MIDDILEFNKKFVESKGYEKYITNKYPDKKIAILSCMDTRLTELLPAALGIKNGDVKIIKNAGGVISHPFGSVIRSLMVAIYELGVKEVMVVAHSDCGACHMNSNEMIEHMKARGIKQETIDMIRFCGVDFGAWLDGFEDTEKSVKGTVRAIMEHPLIPEDIMVRGFIIDSVTGELTKV
- a CDS encoding DJ-1/PfpI family protein; the protein is MKNEVLYLLLNNYADHEAVFLASAIACDERSIKENPKYMNKVVAPTLDVVRSCSGFHTLPDYSFETMPNDYAALVLIGGFGWFDELEADKVVPIVRRAIKKGIIVGAICNAASFLAKHGFLNEIKHTGNGLEQLQLWGGGNYTNKAGYMNEQAVSDKRIVTANGTGYLEFAKELLLLLENDTPEQIEMFYCFNKEGLVKLFSQLP
- a CDS encoding Gfo/Idh/MocA family protein translates to MIKNLSTFFVGIALLCLAGCTPIPKETTATKEYAPLEVPVPERPAGQQDVIELITPKLDTVRVGFIGLGMRGPSAVERWTHIPGTKIVALCDLLPENAEKAQKIVTNAGMEAPALYSGSEDAWKQLCERNDIDLVYIATDWKHHAEMGIYAMEHGKHAAIEVPAAMSLDEIWALINTSEKTRKHCMQLENCVYDFFELTTLNMAQKGLFGEVLHVEGSYIHNLEEFWPYYWNNWRLDYNREFRGDVYATHGLGPACQLLNIHRGDRMKTLVAMDTKAVTGPELVKQYQKEEAPDFQNGDHTMTFIRTENGKTIHIQHDVMNPRPYSRMYQLTGTKGFANKYPIEQYCFRPDQIDSTSIPDHENLSMHSAVPEKVKETLMSQYKHPIHQELEETAKKIGGHGGMDFIMDYRLVYCLRNGLPLDMDVYDLAEWCCMADLTRLSIENGNAPVAVPDFTRGNWNKVDGYHHAFAQ
- the hutH gene encoding histidine ammonia-lyase, with product MKNVYQIGSGDLTFDIIERIINENLKLELAPEAKDRIQKCRDYLDRKIKESDVPLYGITTGFGSLCNRNISSDELSTLQENLVKSHACSVGAEMPHVIVKLMFLLKAHALSLGHSGVQVITVQRIIDFFNNDVMPIVYDRGSLGASGDLAPLANLFLPLIGVGDVYYKGKRCEAISVLDEFGWEPVKLKSKEGLALLNGTQFMSANGVYAILKAFRLSKKADLIAAISLEAFDGRIDPFMDCIQQMRPHKGQIETGAAFRRMLEGSEIIVQPKQHVQDPYSFRCIPQVHGATKDAINHVASVLLTEINSVTDNPTIFPDEDLIISGGNFHGQPLALVYDYLAIAMAELGNISERRVAQLIMGLRGLPEFLVANPGLNSGFMIPQYAAASMVSQNKMYCYAASSDSIVSSNGQEDHVSMGANAATKLYKVMDNLEHILAIELMNAAQGIDFRRPLRSSPFIEKFLATYRNEVPFIKEDIVMYKEIHKTVAFLKRHQVNY
- a CDS encoding NUDIX hydrolase, whose translation is MNYDNKEEMFPIVDEQGNITGAATRGECHNGSKLLHPVVHLHVFNSKGELYLQRRPDWKDIQPGKWDTAVGGHIDLGESVETALKREVKEELGITDFTPELLTSYVFESTREKELVFSHKTTYDGLIIPSEELDGGRFWSLEEIRSNIGKEIFTPNFENEFKKLGF